The Elgaria multicarinata webbii isolate HBS135686 ecotype San Diego chromosome 1, rElgMul1.1.pri, whole genome shotgun sequence genome has a window encoding:
- the FKBP14 gene encoding peptidyl-prolyl cis-trans isomerase FKBP14, translated as MEGAFWALLSFAFVALATGALIPEPEVKIEVLHKPFICKRKTKLGDMMLVHYEGYLEKDGSLFHSTHKHNNGQPTWFTLGIKEVIQGWDKGLTQMCIGEKRKLIVPPSLGYGKEGKGKIPPESTLIFNIDLLEIRNGPRSHESFQEIDLNDDWKLSKEEVKIYLKKEFERHGATVNDSHHDTLVEDIFDKEDEDSDGFISAREFVYQHDEL; from the exons atggaaggtgCCTTTTGGGCTTTACTTTCTTTTGCGTTTGTGGCTTTGGCGACTGGAGCTCTCATTCCAGAACCAGAAGTAAAGATCGAAGTGCTCCATAAACCATTCATTTGCAAGAGGAAGACCAAGCTGGGAGACATGATGTTGGTGCACTATGAAGGCTACTTAGAGAAAGATGGCTCCCTCTTTCATTCCAC CCACAAGCATAACAATGGCCAGCCTACGTGGTTTACTCTTGGCATAAAGGAAGTTATCCAAGGCTGGGATAAAGGTTTGACACAGATGTGTATAGGAGAGAAACGCAAGCTAATAGTACCTCCATCGCTGGGTTATGGAAAAGAAGGGAAAG GAAAAATACCACCGGAGAGCACACTGATCTTCAACATTGACCTTTTAGAAATCAGAAATGGACCAAGATCTCATGAGTCCTTTCAAGAAATAGATCTTAATGATGACTGGAAGCTATCCAAAGAGGAG GTAAAAATCTATTTGAAGAAGGAATTTGAAAGGCATGGGGCCACAGTCAATGACAGCCACCATGATACTTTGGTTGAAGACATATTTGACAAAGAAGATGAGGATAGTGATGGATTTATATCTGCAAGGGAGTTTGTTTATCAGCATGATGAGCTATAA